DNA from Apostichopus japonicus isolate 1M-3 chromosome 15, ASM3797524v1, whole genome shotgun sequence:
TGAAAAATTAACACAGTCCCATCGAGGGTTCTTTTACAAGCATAGTTTGTCATTGCGGGGCTAGTGTCAGTTGCTCATTGCAATAAAGACAACGCATCTGCTTTGGATGAACATTGTAGGAAATACGGGTTTTTCATTGGCTGGGGGTTTAGCAATTTGAATAACATCGggaacattgttttttttttcatttcaatgacACTGCTGTTTGTGGTACGACGGTATTCGGCGTGCATCGCGATATCGCATGGTATATCCCCCACAATTGCGACTTTTAATTTGGATGACCACTTGGCCATACAGTCTTTATGTTAAGTATCATGTCAGTTAAGGTTTGGCCGACGTTCGATATCACAGTGGAACCTATATGTAGAGTAAGCATAGTTCATGCATGCCCGCAACATATGAAATATGGAAAGAAATAGGAAAGCAATAAATAACCTGCAACTCCAATTTACCCTCTTTATAGAAAGAGTTACACGCGAACATTTCATGGGATGAACACTGACAAGGGAATACTCTCAGCTTAAAGAGCGGTGCTCGCCAGTGAGGACGACCTACATGTATACTGACAATGCCAAGATCTCAGCCGCAATTTCGTCAGTGAGAAATAAGGTGACGATTACCTCATGATCAAATGCTTTCTGGGAGAGTGTATAGTAATGGAGCTGGGTTTGTCAACAAAACATCTCAAGAGTTCAGTGAAGGTACCCCCGGAACATATGGTTTAATAACATAGGAAACATACGATGCTTGGTGGAATTGGGAGCAGAAGAAACAAGAACGAAAACGAGGAAGAAGTAACTGGGTCGAcattaatatgaaaagaaattgcGCATGTCAAGCGTATTTTGATGACAAACGATAGTACACACTATGATGTGATGGATAGTACACACTATAATAATGTTGGATGAATATCATCCCATTCCCCTGTTTTGACCTGCCTAATTTTTCCAACAGCACCCATGTGACTATAGACTTACTGAAACCAAGTTGCTAGAGAACGGTAATTTCGCGTTTAATTAACTGTCTGAATCAGCAGAAGATGGAACATCAAATTTGACCAACACTCCTCTTTCCACCAGAACGTTCAGATACAATCTTTTATCCTGTTGTTGGTAAGTCTCGATAACCCTCTTCAAATTAGATTCCATCGCCCGTTCAAATTCTTGTTCGTTTGCGTCTTTCTCGTCATAATTGTGTACAGCCGCGTATGCCTCCATTGTACCTTTTGCCCCCTGCAGGCTGAAGTAATCCATTTCATCTTTTGGCCACGTGATCAGAATAATCTGTCCCAAAGCACGAGATATCTGAGGTGATATGTCGTCCCATCCGTGACGACCTTGGTTATGCTCCCAGACCAACGGCCATCCGAAAGGGTTGACGAAAATCACAACCGGACTCTCACATCCTTTGAAGCTAAAAATATCAACGAGTTTCGAACATTCGTTTTCGGAAGAAAGCAGATCGTTTGTATCAGACGAAGATTGATCAGTCGTCACAGCTGTTGGCAGAAACGATCGCAGAGGAATTTTTGAGCGTTTGCAAGATCTGACCAGCAGTGAGGACAAGAACTGATCGGTGTCTCGTACGGAATCTTGTACCACGAAGGTCACGTGGTTTGGCTTAACGTCGACGAGTTGGTCCCATACGGCTCGGATGGTTTGATCCATGCGGTAATCGATGCAACTGCAAACGAATGGATCGTCACCGTTCCTGCAATGACAGGTGGGTAGCTCATACCACCGAGACATCGGCCCATCGATAGCATTACCAAATTCCATGAAGAGATGGGCTTTATCACCGAGATGTTCTTGTAAAGCTTTGTAGAAGCGAAGACCGTTGCGTGTCATACGCATACATCGCTTGAGATGAACCACGGGAACATCACGGGGTGAGTTTGACGTCACAACCGTCAACGGGTTTGCACCGTCCCGGATTGCGTAGGTGCCGGTGGCGATGGTCATCCACAAATAGAAATCGACGTTGCTGCGACAGAAATTCTCAAAAGGGTTCCAGTCCCAGCTTGGTACGAATGGCACTTCGTCTAAAAGAAGAGCGACTTGCCTATCGGGATACATCGCAGTCAGAGAAGAAGCGATATCACAAATAAGGCTTGGCGAGAGACGCTGGCTGAACGAATCTTTATTCGGAAAGCAGAGTCCAACGAGATCGCAAATGCTCCAAACGCGAATACTTTTCGCGTCGGCATCCTCCTTCAGTAAGTGCAGTTGAAGTTGTTCCACTAGATGGTTCTTTGATCTCAGCAAACGGCCCATCGTTCTTGTGTGTGAGACGTTGGTACATGAGACGACAAAGACAAGATATCTTGGGTCTATTTCGCAAAGTTGTTCCGCTAACATCATCAATACAAGTGACTTACCCGTCCCATACTCGCCAGTTAAAATCAACTTGCGTGAATTGGGCATCGTAAGCAGAGCGAGTTGCTCTGGATTTAGGAAGATCTTATTCATTTTGGCATTTGTTTTGTGGACTGCATCTGCAATCGTTCGCACATGAACCACTGAAGCAAAACCGGCATATCTCGCACACAACTGTTCGTATTGTTCCGACGTGAACGCATGATTCGAATCATTTCGAGATAAGGCATCACCGAAGTAACTACTTAACATTTCATTAACCCTTTCGGCAGAAACTATATTGTCTCTGTGAAAGACGTGCTTCATGTGGTAATCGCAAACGTTAATTGCTTGAAAGTCTTCCATTGCTAAGTTTGGAAATGCGATAAAATAGTGAGCAGGAATATCTGCGACAAAACCAAGACCCTTATTCATGTCGCGAATGGCAATCTCGTTGCGCAATACCTGTTCCCATGCACTTTTCATATTGCCTCGTTTCGTTTTGAAGGCTCTGTCCATGGAGACGCTTTTTACTTCGATCAATATAAAACCAAGCTT
Protein-coding regions in this window:
- the LOC139980458 gene encoding uncharacterized protein isoform X2; this encodes MENNAQRNSIAETYFNNAVMESPEAHNTWVPGDIKCPACGVVPKVRNFPPVEISKDMKIKSPLTNEMMSFDDAIIDYTNHYFPSLHQSTYRVPAALFYETKGDLDLWTNSDLVSNRDPVSLPKGATKKSPTEVVADRFQKDAVETIVSAFYSWGIRTKQVMFILSEYKFSNYCKLSKAVKQVKLSGEHDVLIFHRKLGFILIEVKSVSMDRAFKTKRGNMKSAWEQVLRNEIAIRDMNKGLGFVADIPAHYFIAFPNLAMEDFQAINVCDYHMKHVFHRDNIVSAERVNEMLSSYFGDALSRNDSNHAFTSEQYEQLCARYAGFASVVHVRTIADAVHKTNAKMNKIFLNPEQLALLTMPNSRKLILTGEYGTGKSLVLMMLAEQLCEIDPRYLVFVVSCTNVSHTRTMGRLLRSKNHLVEQLQLHLLKEDADAKSIRVWSICDLVGLCFPNKDSFSQRLSPSLICDIASSLTAMYPDRQVALLLDEVPFVPSWDWNPFENFCRSNVDFYLWMTIATGTYAIRDGANPLTVVTSNSPRDVPVVHLKRCMRMTRNGLRFYKALQEHLGDKAHLFMEFGNAIDGPMSRWYELPTCHCRNGDDPFVCSCIDYRMDQTIRAVWDQLVDVKPNHVTFVVQDSVRDTDQFLSSLLVRSCKRSKIPLRSFLPTAVTTDQSSSDTNDLLSSENECSKLVDIFSFKGCESPVVIFVNPFGWPLVWEHNQGRHGWDDISPQISRALGQIILITWPKDEMDYFSLQGAKGTMEAYAAVHNYDEKDANEQEFERAMESNLKRVIETYQQQDKRLYLNVLVERGVLVKFDVPSSADSDS
- the LOC139980458 gene encoding uncharacterized protein isoform X4, giving the protein MNCPEAHNTWVPGDIKCPACGVVPKVRNFPPVEISKDMKIKSPLTNEMMSFDDAIIDYTNHYFPSLHQSTYRVPAALFYETKGDLDLWTNSDLVSNRDPVSLPKGATKKSPTEVVADRFQKDAVETIVSAFYSWGIRTKQVMFILSEYKFSNYCKLSKAVKQVKLSGEHDVLIFHRKLGFILIEVKSVSMDRAFKTKRGNMKSAWEQVLRNEIAIRDMNKGLGFVADIPAHYFIAFPNLAMEDFQAINVCDYHMKHVFHRDNIVSAERVNEMLSSYFGDALSRNDSNHAFTSEQYEQLCARYAGFASVVHVRTIADAVHKTNAKMNKIFLNPEQLALLTMPNSRKLILTGEYGTGKSLVLMMLAEQLCEIDPRYLVFVVSCTNVSHTRTMGRLLRSKNHLVEQLQLHLLKEDADAKSIRVWSICDLVGLCFPNKDSFSQRLSPSLICDIASSLTAMYPDRQVALLLDEVPFVPSWDWNPFENFCRSNVDFYLWMTIATGTYAIRDGANPLTVVTSNSPRDVPVVHLKRCMRMTRNGLRFYKALQEHLGDKAHLFMEFGNAIDGPMSRWYELPTCHCRNGDDPFVCSCIDYRMDQTIRAVWDQLVDVKPNHVTFVVQDSVRDTDQFLSSLLVRSCKRSKIPLRSFLPTAVTTDQSSSDTNDLLSSENECSKLVDIFSFKGCESPVVIFVNPFGWPLVWEHNQGRHGWDDISPQISRALGQIILITWPKDEMDYFSLQGAKGTMEAYAAVHNYDEKDANEQEFERAMESNLKRVIETYQQQDKRLYLNVLVERGVLVKFDVPSSADSDS